A single window of Hippocampus zosterae strain Florida chromosome 15, ASM2543408v3, whole genome shotgun sequence DNA harbors:
- the dlg1b gene encoding discs large homolog 1-like protein isoform X9 yields MPVRKKDAQRALSLLEEYRAKLQHADERQLRVSIQRVIDIFQSNLFQALIDIQEFYEVTLLDSQRWAESSKPVDGVALWEFSSLQSATVTSDTLPSLSTSIEDSALLNEILHVLGQASRSPKCDTQKYRHHDEDSSPPEDQSSPQLTEEAGAPELVQVAEKNLSQIENVHGYVTHAHISPMKVASLECVFDGSPSLGLDRPELPSSPAPSSLYPHGDDSPLPSCSSNPYPPVQANPPPVLVNADSLDTPPYVNGTEADYEYEEITLERGNSGLGFSIAGGIDNPHIGEDPSIFITKVIVGGAAAQDGRLRVNDVILRVNDVDVRDVTHSRAVEALKEAGSLVRLYVRRRKPMGDKVMDIKLVKGPKGLGFSIAGGVGNQHIPGDNSIYVTKIIEGGAAHRDARLQIGDKLLAVNSCCLEEVTHEHAVTALKNTPDVVYLQVAKPNNIFIGDTLDSHLLDSSFAQHLENHISAPNFLSQPLPPAAASGRYSPTPKGMLGDDDVSRREPRKVVLHRGTTGLGFNIVGGEDGEGIFISFILAGGPADLCGELRKGDRLVSVNGVDLRSATHEQAAAALKNAGQTVTIMAHYRPEEYGRFEAKIHDLREQMMNSSISSGSGSLRTSQKRSLYVRALFDYDRTRDSGLPSQGLNFKFGDILHVVNASDDEWWQARHMTSPGDVQEVGVIPSKRRVEKKERARLKTVKFNPKSRERGDAIDLLAKGHKHATSNASDSESSYRGQEEFVLSYEAVTQQEVGYARPVIILGPMKDRINDDLISEFPDKFGSCVPHTTRPKRDYEVDARDYHFVASREQMEKDIQEHKFIEAGQYNNHLYGTSVQSVREVADKGKHCILDVSGNAIKRLQAALLHPIAVFIKPKSVQNIMEMNKRLTEEQSRKTFERAAKLEHEFTEHFTAIVQGDTLEEIYEQSKQIIEDHSGSLIWVQSKEKL; encoded by the exons ATGCCGGTCCGAAAGAAAG ACGCCCAGCGCGCCCTGTCCTTGCTGGAGGAATACCGAGCCAAACTGCAGCACGCCGACGAGCGGCAGCTGCGCGTGTCCATCCAGAGGGTCATCGACATCTTCCAGAGCAACCTCTTCCAGGCCCTCATCG ATATCCAAGAGTTTTATGAAGTGACCTTATTGGACAGCCAGAGGTGGGCAGAGTCTTCCAAGCCGGTGGACGGCGTGGCTCTTTGGGAGTTCTCCAGCCTTCAAAGCGCCACCGTCACCTCCGACACGCTGCCAAGCCTTAGCACCAGCATCGAG GACTCTGCCCTTCTAAATGAAATCCTGCACGTGTTGGGGCAGGCCTCGCGCTCACCAAAGTGTGACACTCAA AAGTACCGGCACCATGATGAGGACTCGTCGCCTCCGGAGGACCAGAGTTCCCCGCAGCTCACGGAGGAGGCGGGCGCTCCGGAGCTGGTCCAGGTGGCCGAGAAGAACCTGTCACAGATCGAGAACGTGCACGGATACGTCACCCATGCGCACATCTCCCCAATGAAG GTGGCATCGCTGGAGTGCGTGTTCGATGGGTCACCATCGTTAGGACTCGATCGGCCGGAGCTCCCCTCCTCCCCCGCACCCTCTTCCCTCTACCCTCACGGTGATGACAGCCCCCTCCCGTCCTGCTCCTCCAACCCTTACCCCCCTGTCCAG GCCAACCCTCCTCCTGTGCTGGTCAATGCCGACAGCCTGGACACGCCCCCTTat GTAAACGGCACTGAGGCCGACTACGAGTACGAGGAGATCACGCTGGAGAGG GGTAACTCGGGCCTGGGCTTCAGCATTGCGGGAGGCATCGACAACCCCCACATCGGTGAGGACCCCAGCATCTTCATCACCAAAGTCATCGTGGGGGGCGCCGCCGCGCAGGACGGACGCCTCAG GGTGAACGACGTGATCCTGCGCGTGAACGACGTGGACGTCCGTGACGTGACGCACAGTCGCGCCGTTGAGGCGCTGAAGGAGGCGGGCTCTCTGGTGCGACTGTACGTGCGGCGCCGGAAGCCGATGGGTgacaaagtcatggacatcAAACTCGTCAAGGGCCCCAAAG GTCTGGGCTTCAGCATCGCCGGGGGCGTGGGCAACCAGCACATCCCGGGCGACAACAGCATCTACGTCACCAAGATCATCGAGGGCGGCGCCGCTCACAGGGATGCGCGGCTGCAGATCGGGGACAAGCTTCTGGCG GTCAACAGCTGCTGTCTGGAGGAGGTGACCCACGAGCACGCCGTCACGGCCTTGAAGAACACGCCTGACGTGGTCTACCTCCAAGTGGCCAAGCCCAACAACATCTTCATCGGCGACACTTTGGACTCGCACCTCCTCGACAGCT CGTTTGCTCAGCACCTGGAAAATCATATCAGCGCCCCCAACTTCTTGTCTCAGCCCCTGCCTCCGGCAGCCGCATCCGGACGCTACTCTCCGACGCCCAAGGGCATGTTGGGAGATGACGACGTCTCACG CAGGGAACCCCGCAAGGTAGTCCTGCACCGCGGCACCACGGGACTGGGCTTCAACATCGTGGGCGGCGAGGACGGCGAAGGCATCTTCATTTCCTTCATCCTGGCCGGAGGACCCGCCGACCTCTGCGGGGAGCTGAGGAAGGGCGACCGTCTCGTCTCC gtgaACGGAGTAGACCTCCGCAGCGCCACGCACGAGCAGGCTGCTGCCGCGCTCAAGAACGCCGGGCAGACGGTCACCATCATGGCGCACTACAGGCCCGAGG AGTACGGCCGCTTTGAGGCCAAGATCCACGACCTGAGAGAGCAGATGATGAACAGCAGCATCAGCTCCGGATCGGGATCTCTCAGGACCAGCCAGAAGAGGTCGCTCTACGTCAG GGCACTGTTTGACTACGACAGGACTCGGGACTCGGGTCTTCCCAGTCAGGGCCTCAACTTCAAATTTGGGGACATCCTGCACGTGGTCAACGCTTCTGATGACGAGTGGTGGCAAGCGCGTCACATGACGTCCCCCGGAGATGTCCAAGAGGTCGGCGTTATACCCAGCAAGAGGAG AGTGGAGAAGAAAGAGCGAGCGAGGTTGAAGACGGTCAAGTTCAACCCGAAGTCTCGAGAGCGAGGG GACGCCATTGACCTCCTTGCCAAAGGACACA AGCACGCCACGTCCAACGCCAGCGATAGCGAGAGCAGCTACC GTGGCCAGGAGGAGTTTGTCCTGTCATACGAAGCCGTCACCCAACAGGAAG TGGGCTACGCGCGGCCGGTCATCATCCTGGGACCCATGAAGGACCGCATCAACGACGACCTCATCTCGGAATTTCCGGACAAGTTTGGGTCGTGTGTCCCAC ACACCACACGACCCAAACGGGACTACGAGGTGGATGCTCGAGATTATCACTTTGTGGCATCCCGCGAGCAGATGGAAAAGGACATCCAGGAGCACAAATTCATCGAAGCGGGACAGTACAACAACCACCTCTACGGAACCAGCGTCCAGTCGGTGCGAGAGGTCGCAGACAAG GGGAAGCACTGCATCCTGGATGTGTCGGGCAATGCCATCAAGCGCCTGCAGGCGGCGCTGCTTCATCCCATCGCTGTCTTCATCAAACCCAAGTCCGTCCAGAACATCAT GGAGATGAACAAGCGTCTGACGGAGGAACAAAGCAGGAAGACGTTTGAGCGAGCCGCCAAGTTGGAACACGAGTTCACGGAACATTTCAcag CCATCGTGCAGGGCGACACCCTGGAAGAGATCTACGAGCAGAGCAAGCAGATCATCGAGGATCATTCAGGATCGTTGATCTGGGTGCAGTCCAAGGAGAAGCTATGA
- the dlg1b gene encoding discs large homolog 1-like protein isoform X15 produces MPVRKKDAQRALSLLEEYRAKLQHADERQLRVSIQRVIDIFQSNLFQALIDIQEFYEVTLLDSQRWAESSKPVDGVALWEFSSLQSATVTSDTLPSLSTSIEKYRHHDEDSSPPEDQSSPQLTEEAGAPELVQVAEKNLSQIENVHGYVTHAHISPMKANPPPVLVNADSLDTPPYVNGTEADYEYEEITLERGNSGLGFSIAGGIDNPHIGEDPSIFITKVIVGGAAAQDGRLRVNDVILRVNDVDVRDVTHSRAVEALKEAGSLVRLYVRRRKPMGDKVMDIKLVKGPKGLGFSIAGGVGNQHIPGDNSIYVTKIIEGGAAHRDARLQIGDKLLAVNSCCLEEVTHEHAVTALKNTPDVVYLQVAKPNNIFIGDTLDSHLLDSSFAQHLENHISAPNFLSQPLPPAAASGRYSPTPKGMLGDDDVSREPRKVVLHRGTTGLGFNIVGGEDGEGIFISFILAGGPADLCGELRKGDRLVSVNGVDLRSATHEQAAAALKNAGQTVTIMAHYRPEEYGRFEAKIHDLREQMMNSSISSGSGSLRTSQKRSLYVRALFDYDRTRDSGLPSQGLNFKFGDILHVVNASDDEWWQARHMTSPGDVQEVGVIPSKRRVEKKERARLKTVKFNPKSRERGPSGDKRRKGVLARSFLFGKSRDGGGEQDSSDVEQHATSNASDSESSYPGGQEEFVLSYEAVTQQEVGYARPVIILGPMKDRINDDLISEFPDKFGSCVPHTTRPKRDYEVDARDYHFVASREQMEKDIQEHKFIEAGQYNNHLYGTSVQSVREVADKGKHCILDVSGNAIKRLQAALLHPIAVFIKPKSVQNIMEMNKRLTEEQSRKTFERAAKLEHEFTEHFTAIVQGDTLEEIYEQSKQIIEDHSGSLIWVQSKEKL; encoded by the exons ATGCCGGTCCGAAAGAAAG ACGCCCAGCGCGCCCTGTCCTTGCTGGAGGAATACCGAGCCAAACTGCAGCACGCCGACGAGCGGCAGCTGCGCGTGTCCATCCAGAGGGTCATCGACATCTTCCAGAGCAACCTCTTCCAGGCCCTCATCG ATATCCAAGAGTTTTATGAAGTGACCTTATTGGACAGCCAGAGGTGGGCAGAGTCTTCCAAGCCGGTGGACGGCGTGGCTCTTTGGGAGTTCTCCAGCCTTCAAAGCGCCACCGTCACCTCCGACACGCTGCCAAGCCTTAGCACCAGCATCGAG AAGTACCGGCACCATGATGAGGACTCGTCGCCTCCGGAGGACCAGAGTTCCCCGCAGCTCACGGAGGAGGCGGGCGCTCCGGAGCTGGTCCAGGTGGCCGAGAAGAACCTGTCACAGATCGAGAACGTGCACGGATACGTCACCCATGCGCACATCTCCCCAATGAAG GCCAACCCTCCTCCTGTGCTGGTCAATGCCGACAGCCTGGACACGCCCCCTTat GTAAACGGCACTGAGGCCGACTACGAGTACGAGGAGATCACGCTGGAGAGG GGTAACTCGGGCCTGGGCTTCAGCATTGCGGGAGGCATCGACAACCCCCACATCGGTGAGGACCCCAGCATCTTCATCACCAAAGTCATCGTGGGGGGCGCCGCCGCGCAGGACGGACGCCTCAG GGTGAACGACGTGATCCTGCGCGTGAACGACGTGGACGTCCGTGACGTGACGCACAGTCGCGCCGTTGAGGCGCTGAAGGAGGCGGGCTCTCTGGTGCGACTGTACGTGCGGCGCCGGAAGCCGATGGGTgacaaagtcatggacatcAAACTCGTCAAGGGCCCCAAAG GTCTGGGCTTCAGCATCGCCGGGGGCGTGGGCAACCAGCACATCCCGGGCGACAACAGCATCTACGTCACCAAGATCATCGAGGGCGGCGCCGCTCACAGGGATGCGCGGCTGCAGATCGGGGACAAGCTTCTGGCG GTCAACAGCTGCTGTCTGGAGGAGGTGACCCACGAGCACGCCGTCACGGCCTTGAAGAACACGCCTGACGTGGTCTACCTCCAAGTGGCCAAGCCCAACAACATCTTCATCGGCGACACTTTGGACTCGCACCTCCTCGACAGCT CGTTTGCTCAGCACCTGGAAAATCATATCAGCGCCCCCAACTTCTTGTCTCAGCCCCTGCCTCCGGCAGCCGCATCCGGACGCTACTCTCCGACGCCCAAGGGCATGTTGGGAGATGACGACGTCTCACG GGAACCCCGCAAGGTAGTCCTGCACCGCGGCACCACGGGACTGGGCTTCAACATCGTGGGCGGCGAGGACGGCGAAGGCATCTTCATTTCCTTCATCCTGGCCGGAGGACCCGCCGACCTCTGCGGGGAGCTGAGGAAGGGCGACCGTCTCGTCTCC gtgaACGGAGTAGACCTCCGCAGCGCCACGCACGAGCAGGCTGCTGCCGCGCTCAAGAACGCCGGGCAGACGGTCACCATCATGGCGCACTACAGGCCCGAGG AGTACGGCCGCTTTGAGGCCAAGATCCACGACCTGAGAGAGCAGATGATGAACAGCAGCATCAGCTCCGGATCGGGATCTCTCAGGACCAGCCAGAAGAGGTCGCTCTACGTCAG GGCACTGTTTGACTACGACAGGACTCGGGACTCGGGTCTTCCCAGTCAGGGCCTCAACTTCAAATTTGGGGACATCCTGCACGTGGTCAACGCTTCTGATGACGAGTGGTGGCAAGCGCGTCACATGACGTCCCCCGGAGATGTCCAAGAGGTCGGCGTTATACCCAGCAAGAGGAG AGTGGAGAAGAAAGAGCGAGCGAGGTTGAAGACGGTCAAGTTCAACCCGAAGTCTCGAGAGCGAGGG CCGTCGGGCGACAAGCGTAGAAAAGGCGTGTTGGCCAGGTCCTTCCTTTTCGGGAAGAGtcgcgacggcggcggcgagcaGGACAGCAGCGACGTGGAGC AGCACGCCACGTCCAACGCCAGCGATAGCGAGAGCAGCTACC CAGGTGGCCAGGAGGAGTTTGTCCTGTCATACGAAGCCGTCACCCAACAGGAAG TGGGCTACGCGCGGCCGGTCATCATCCTGGGACCCATGAAGGACCGCATCAACGACGACCTCATCTCGGAATTTCCGGACAAGTTTGGGTCGTGTGTCCCAC ACACCACACGACCCAAACGGGACTACGAGGTGGATGCTCGAGATTATCACTTTGTGGCATCCCGCGAGCAGATGGAAAAGGACATCCAGGAGCACAAATTCATCGAAGCGGGACAGTACAACAACCACCTCTACGGAACCAGCGTCCAGTCGGTGCGAGAGGTCGCAGACAAG GGGAAGCACTGCATCCTGGATGTGTCGGGCAATGCCATCAAGCGCCTGCAGGCGGCGCTGCTTCATCCCATCGCTGTCTTCATCAAACCCAAGTCCGTCCAGAACATCAT GGAGATGAACAAGCGTCTGACGGAGGAACAAAGCAGGAAGACGTTTGAGCGAGCCGCCAAGTTGGAACACGAGTTCACGGAACATTTCAcag CCATCGTGCAGGGCGACACCCTGGAAGAGATCTACGAGCAGAGCAAGCAGATCATCGAGGATCATTCAGGATCGTTGATCTGGGTGCAGTCCAAGGAGAAGCTATGA
- the dlg1b gene encoding discs large homolog 1-like protein isoform X16, translating to MPVRKKDAQRALSLLEEYRAKLQHADERQLRVSIQRVIDIFQSNLFQALIDIQEFYEVTLLDSQRWAESSKPVDGVALWEFSSLQSATVTSDTLPSLSTSIEKYRHHDEDSSPPEDQSSPQLTEEAGAPELVQVAEKNLSQIENVHGYVTHAHISPMKANPPPVLVNADSLDTPPYVNGTEADYEYEEITLERGNSGLGFSIAGGIDNPHIGEDPSIFITKVIVGGAAAQDGRLRVNDVILRVNDVDVRDVTHSRAVEALKEAGSLVRLYVRRRKPMGDKVMDIKLVKGPKGLGFSIAGGVGNQHIPGDNSIYVTKIIEGGAAHRDARLQIGDKLLAVNSCCLEEVTHEHAVTALKNTPDVVYLQVAKPNNIFIGDTLDSHLLDSSFAQHLENHISAPNFLSQPLPPAAASGRYSPTPKGMLGDDDVSREPRKVVLHRGTTGLGFNIVGGEDGEGIFISFILAGGPADLCGELRKGDRLVSVNGVDLRSATHEQAAAALKNAGQTVTIMAHYRPEEYGRFEAKIHDLREQMMNSSISSGSGSLRTSQKRSLYVRALFDYDRTRDSGLPSQGLNFKFGDILHVVNASDDEWWQARHMTSPGDVQEVGVIPSKRRVEKKERARLKTVKFNPKSRERGPSGDKRRKGVLARSFLFGKSRDGGGEQDSSDVEQHATSNASDSESSYRGQEEFVLSYEAVTQQEVGYARPVIILGPMKDRINDDLISEFPDKFGSCVPHTTRPKRDYEVDARDYHFVASREQMEKDIQEHKFIEAGQYNNHLYGTSVQSVREVADKGKHCILDVSGNAIKRLQAALLHPIAVFIKPKSVQNIMEMNKRLTEEQSRKTFERAAKLEHEFTEHFTAIVQGDTLEEIYEQSKQIIEDHSGSLIWVQSKEKL from the exons ATGCCGGTCCGAAAGAAAG ACGCCCAGCGCGCCCTGTCCTTGCTGGAGGAATACCGAGCCAAACTGCAGCACGCCGACGAGCGGCAGCTGCGCGTGTCCATCCAGAGGGTCATCGACATCTTCCAGAGCAACCTCTTCCAGGCCCTCATCG ATATCCAAGAGTTTTATGAAGTGACCTTATTGGACAGCCAGAGGTGGGCAGAGTCTTCCAAGCCGGTGGACGGCGTGGCTCTTTGGGAGTTCTCCAGCCTTCAAAGCGCCACCGTCACCTCCGACACGCTGCCAAGCCTTAGCACCAGCATCGAG AAGTACCGGCACCATGATGAGGACTCGTCGCCTCCGGAGGACCAGAGTTCCCCGCAGCTCACGGAGGAGGCGGGCGCTCCGGAGCTGGTCCAGGTGGCCGAGAAGAACCTGTCACAGATCGAGAACGTGCACGGATACGTCACCCATGCGCACATCTCCCCAATGAAG GCCAACCCTCCTCCTGTGCTGGTCAATGCCGACAGCCTGGACACGCCCCCTTat GTAAACGGCACTGAGGCCGACTACGAGTACGAGGAGATCACGCTGGAGAGG GGTAACTCGGGCCTGGGCTTCAGCATTGCGGGAGGCATCGACAACCCCCACATCGGTGAGGACCCCAGCATCTTCATCACCAAAGTCATCGTGGGGGGCGCCGCCGCGCAGGACGGACGCCTCAG GGTGAACGACGTGATCCTGCGCGTGAACGACGTGGACGTCCGTGACGTGACGCACAGTCGCGCCGTTGAGGCGCTGAAGGAGGCGGGCTCTCTGGTGCGACTGTACGTGCGGCGCCGGAAGCCGATGGGTgacaaagtcatggacatcAAACTCGTCAAGGGCCCCAAAG GTCTGGGCTTCAGCATCGCCGGGGGCGTGGGCAACCAGCACATCCCGGGCGACAACAGCATCTACGTCACCAAGATCATCGAGGGCGGCGCCGCTCACAGGGATGCGCGGCTGCAGATCGGGGACAAGCTTCTGGCG GTCAACAGCTGCTGTCTGGAGGAGGTGACCCACGAGCACGCCGTCACGGCCTTGAAGAACACGCCTGACGTGGTCTACCTCCAAGTGGCCAAGCCCAACAACATCTTCATCGGCGACACTTTGGACTCGCACCTCCTCGACAGCT CGTTTGCTCAGCACCTGGAAAATCATATCAGCGCCCCCAACTTCTTGTCTCAGCCCCTGCCTCCGGCAGCCGCATCCGGACGCTACTCTCCGACGCCCAAGGGCATGTTGGGAGATGACGACGTCTCACG GGAACCCCGCAAGGTAGTCCTGCACCGCGGCACCACGGGACTGGGCTTCAACATCGTGGGCGGCGAGGACGGCGAAGGCATCTTCATTTCCTTCATCCTGGCCGGAGGACCCGCCGACCTCTGCGGGGAGCTGAGGAAGGGCGACCGTCTCGTCTCC gtgaACGGAGTAGACCTCCGCAGCGCCACGCACGAGCAGGCTGCTGCCGCGCTCAAGAACGCCGGGCAGACGGTCACCATCATGGCGCACTACAGGCCCGAGG AGTACGGCCGCTTTGAGGCCAAGATCCACGACCTGAGAGAGCAGATGATGAACAGCAGCATCAGCTCCGGATCGGGATCTCTCAGGACCAGCCAGAAGAGGTCGCTCTACGTCAG GGCACTGTTTGACTACGACAGGACTCGGGACTCGGGTCTTCCCAGTCAGGGCCTCAACTTCAAATTTGGGGACATCCTGCACGTGGTCAACGCTTCTGATGACGAGTGGTGGCAAGCGCGTCACATGACGTCCCCCGGAGATGTCCAAGAGGTCGGCGTTATACCCAGCAAGAGGAG AGTGGAGAAGAAAGAGCGAGCGAGGTTGAAGACGGTCAAGTTCAACCCGAAGTCTCGAGAGCGAGGG CCGTCGGGCGACAAGCGTAGAAAAGGCGTGTTGGCCAGGTCCTTCCTTTTCGGGAAGAGtcgcgacggcggcggcgagcaGGACAGCAGCGACGTGGAGC AGCACGCCACGTCCAACGCCAGCGATAGCGAGAGCAGCTACC GTGGCCAGGAGGAGTTTGTCCTGTCATACGAAGCCGTCACCCAACAGGAAG TGGGCTACGCGCGGCCGGTCATCATCCTGGGACCCATGAAGGACCGCATCAACGACGACCTCATCTCGGAATTTCCGGACAAGTTTGGGTCGTGTGTCCCAC ACACCACACGACCCAAACGGGACTACGAGGTGGATGCTCGAGATTATCACTTTGTGGCATCCCGCGAGCAGATGGAAAAGGACATCCAGGAGCACAAATTCATCGAAGCGGGACAGTACAACAACCACCTCTACGGAACCAGCGTCCAGTCGGTGCGAGAGGTCGCAGACAAG GGGAAGCACTGCATCCTGGATGTGTCGGGCAATGCCATCAAGCGCCTGCAGGCGGCGCTGCTTCATCCCATCGCTGTCTTCATCAAACCCAAGTCCGTCCAGAACATCAT GGAGATGAACAAGCGTCTGACGGAGGAACAAAGCAGGAAGACGTTTGAGCGAGCCGCCAAGTTGGAACACGAGTTCACGGAACATTTCAcag CCATCGTGCAGGGCGACACCCTGGAAGAGATCTACGAGCAGAGCAAGCAGATCATCGAGGATCATTCAGGATCGTTGATCTGGGTGCAGTCCAAGGAGAAGCTATGA